In Amycolatopsis endophytica, the following are encoded in one genomic region:
- the sucB gene encoding 2-oxoglutarate dehydrogenase, E2 component, dihydrolipoamide succinyltransferase — MAFSVTLPELGESVTEGTVTRWLKQEGDTVAVDEPLLEISTDKVDTEVPSPVAGTLQKITAQEDETVEVGGELAVIDDGSGGGSAAPAPAEEPAQQSQPEPQPEPQQQQAAPQQEAQPAPSGSAQGTPVTLPELGESVTEGTVTRWLKAVGDKVEVDEPLLEISTDKVDTEVPSPIAGTLLEISAQEDETVEVGGTLAVIGDASAAPAPAPQQPAPQPEQQKAPEPKPEPKPEPKPEPAPAPAAQAPAPKQPEAQPAGDGNGSGPYVTPLVRKLASEHGIDLASVTGSGVGGRIRKQDVLAAAEAKQKQSAPAAQAPAAQAPAAAAPSAAKAPAAPSPELAALRGTTQKATRIRQVIAQRTRESLQGSAQLTQVFEVDVTKVARLRQQAKGAFAEREGVKLTFLPFFAKATVEALKAHPNINAYLNEESKEITYFGEEHLAVAVDTDRGLLSPVIHKAGELNLAGLARAIADVAGRTRANKIKPDELSGGTFTVTNLGSNGALFDTPIINQPQSGILGVGAVVKRPVVVTDAEGQDTIAIRSMAYLALTYDHRLIDGADAGRFLTTIKNRLEEGHFEDELGL; from the coding sequence ATGGCCTTCTCCGTCACACTGCCGGAGCTCGGGGAGAGCGTTACCGAGGGCACCGTCACCCGGTGGCTGAAGCAGGAAGGCGACACGGTCGCGGTCGACGAGCCTTTGCTGGAGATTTCGACCGACAAGGTCGACACCGAGGTACCGTCGCCGGTCGCGGGCACGCTGCAGAAGATCACGGCACAGGAGGACGAGACCGTCGAGGTCGGCGGCGAACTCGCCGTGATCGACGACGGTTCGGGCGGGGGTTCCGCCGCGCCCGCGCCCGCCGAGGAGCCCGCGCAGCAGTCCCAGCCGGAGCCGCAGCCCGAGCCGCAGCAGCAGCAGGCCGCGCCGCAGCAGGAGGCGCAGCCCGCGCCCAGCGGATCCGCCCAGGGCACGCCGGTCACGCTGCCGGAACTGGGCGAGAGCGTCACCGAGGGCACCGTCACCCGCTGGCTCAAGGCCGTGGGCGACAAGGTCGAGGTGGACGAGCCGCTGCTGGAGATCTCGACCGACAAGGTCGACACCGAGGTTCCCTCGCCGATCGCGGGCACGCTGCTGGAGATCAGCGCGCAGGAGGACGAGACCGTCGAGGTCGGCGGCACGCTGGCCGTGATCGGTGACGCGAGCGCGGCACCGGCGCCCGCGCCACAGCAGCCGGCCCCGCAGCCGGAGCAGCAGAAGGCCCCGGAGCCCAAGCCCGAGCCGAAGCCGGAACCGAAGCCCGAGCCCGCCCCGGCTCCGGCCGCGCAGGCCCCGGCTCCGAAGCAGCCCGAGGCGCAGCCCGCGGGCGACGGCAACGGCAGCGGTCCCTACGTCACCCCGCTGGTGCGCAAGCTCGCCAGCGAGCACGGCATCGACCTGGCGTCGGTGACCGGCAGCGGTGTCGGTGGCCGCATCCGCAAGCAGGACGTGCTGGCGGCGGCCGAGGCGAAGCAGAAGCAGAGCGCCCCGGCCGCCCAGGCTCCCGCGGCCCAGGCCCCGGCCGCCGCGGCCCCGAGCGCCGCCAAGGCCCCCGCGGCCCCGTCGCCGGAGCTGGCCGCGCTGCGTGGCACGACGCAGAAGGCGACGCGGATCCGCCAGGTCATCGCGCAGCGCACGCGCGAGTCGCTGCAGGGTTCGGCGCAGCTCACGCAGGTGTTCGAGGTCGACGTCACCAAGGTCGCCCGGCTCCGCCAGCAGGCCAAGGGCGCGTTCGCCGAGCGTGAGGGCGTCAAGCTCACGTTCCTGCCGTTCTTCGCCAAGGCGACGGTGGAGGCGCTCAAGGCGCACCCGAACATCAACGCCTACCTCAACGAGGAGTCCAAGGAGATCACCTACTTCGGCGAAGAGCACCTCGCCGTCGCGGTGGACACCGACCGTGGCCTGCTCTCGCCGGTCATCCACAAGGCCGGTGAGCTGAACCTGGCCGGTCTCGCCAGGGCGATCGCGGATGTCGCGGGCCGCACCCGCGCGAACAAGATCAAGCCGGACGAGCTGTCGGGCGGCACCTTCACGGTGACCAACCTGGGCAGCAACGGCGCCCTGTTCGACACGCCGATCATCAACCAGCCGCAGTCCGGGATCCTGGGCGTCGGCGCGGTGGTGAAGCGGCCGGTCGTGGTCACCGACGCCGAGGGGCAGGACACCATCGCCATCCGGTCGATGGCCTACCTGGCGCTGACCTACGACCACCGCCTGATCGACGGCGCCGACGCGGGCCGGTTCCTGACCACCATCAAGAACCGCCTGGAAGAGGGCCACTTCGAGGACGAGCTGGGTCTGTAA
- a CDS encoding TetR family transcriptional regulator — protein sequence MAELTSRGVATRQRILDEATREFAEHGIAGARVERIVAAARTNKAQLYAYFGSKDGLFDAIFSASLERIVNVVPIDAGDLADWAVRLYDEYLRRPDLIRLATWARLERRPAGHLVGDADRLDDHKLRVIAEAQAAGTVIPGEPFDVMALVIALSMAWSPVSNVYAATADEPGDVHDRRRALLRDTVRRAVTPA from the coding sequence ATGGCTGAGCTGACGTCCCGCGGTGTCGCGACCCGGCAGCGCATCCTCGACGAGGCGACACGGGAGTTCGCCGAACACGGGATAGCCGGCGCGCGCGTCGAGCGGATCGTGGCGGCGGCACGCACCAACAAGGCCCAGCTCTACGCCTACTTCGGCAGCAAGGACGGGCTGTTCGACGCGATCTTCTCCGCGTCACTGGAGCGGATCGTCAACGTCGTCCCGATCGACGCGGGCGACCTCGCCGACTGGGCCGTGCGGCTCTACGACGAGTACCTCCGCCGCCCCGACCTCATCCGGCTCGCGACCTGGGCGCGCCTGGAGCGCCGCCCGGCGGGCCACCTCGTCGGCGACGCCGACCGCCTCGACGACCACAAACTGCGCGTCATCGCCGAAGCGCAGGCCGCGGGCACGGTGATCCCGGGCGAGCCGTTCGACGTCATGGCGCTGGTGATCGCCCTGTCCATGGCGTGGTCGCCGGTGAGCAACGTCTACGCCGCGACGGCCGACGAACCCGGCGACGTCCACGACCGCCGCCGGGCTCTCCTCCGCGACACCGTCCGCCGCGCCGTGACTCCCGCTTAG
- the lpdA gene encoding dihydrolipoyl dehydrogenase, translating into MSDAGADLVILGGGSGGYAAAFRAAELGQSVILIEKDKLGGTCLHRGCIPTKALLHAAEVADSARDGEQFGVKTTLEGVDIAGVHKYKDGVVSRLYKGLQGLAKAHKVTLVEGTGTFVGGTTVEVDGTRYTGKNLILATGSYSRTLPGLELGGRIIASDEALSLDWIPEKVVVLGGGVIGVEFASVWASFGVDVTIVEALPRLVPNEDEFASKQLERAFRRRKIGFKTGVKFTGAKQDDNGVSVALESGETLEADLLLVAVGRGPNTAGHGYEESGVRMERGFVLTDERLRTNLPNVYAVGDIVPGLQLAHRGFQQGIFVAEEIAGLHPKAIDEAGIPRVTYSHPEVASVGLTEAAAKERHGNDVQTVTYDLAGNGKSQILKTSGAIKVIKAPDGPVVGLHLVGDRVGELIGEAQLIYNWEAFPEDVAPLIHAHPTQTEALGEAHLALAGKPLHVHS; encoded by the coding sequence GTGAGCGACGCTGGCGCCGACCTGGTGATCCTCGGTGGCGGATCCGGCGGCTACGCCGCGGCTTTCCGCGCCGCGGAGCTGGGCCAGTCCGTCATCCTGATCGAGAAGGACAAGCTGGGCGGGACGTGCCTGCACCGCGGCTGCATCCCGACGAAGGCCCTGCTCCACGCCGCGGAGGTCGCCGACAGCGCCCGCGACGGTGAGCAGTTCGGCGTGAAGACCACGCTGGAGGGCGTCGACATCGCCGGCGTCCACAAGTACAAGGACGGCGTCGTCAGCCGCCTCTACAAGGGACTGCAGGGCCTGGCGAAGGCCCACAAGGTCACGCTCGTCGAGGGCACCGGCACGTTCGTCGGCGGCACCACGGTCGAGGTCGACGGCACCCGCTACACGGGCAAGAACCTGATCCTGGCCACCGGTTCCTACTCCAGGACCCTGCCCGGCCTCGAACTGGGCGGCCGGATCATCGCCAGCGACGAGGCGCTGAGCCTCGACTGGATCCCGGAGAAGGTCGTCGTGCTCGGCGGCGGCGTCATCGGCGTCGAGTTCGCCAGCGTGTGGGCCTCCTTCGGCGTCGACGTCACGATCGTCGAGGCGCTGCCGCGGCTCGTGCCGAACGAGGACGAGTTCGCCTCGAAGCAGCTGGAGCGCGCGTTCCGGCGCCGCAAGATCGGCTTCAAGACCGGCGTGAAGTTCACCGGCGCCAAGCAGGACGACAACGGCGTCAGCGTCGCACTGGAGTCGGGCGAGACGCTGGAGGCGGACCTGCTGCTGGTCGCCGTCGGCCGCGGCCCCAACACCGCCGGCCACGGCTACGAGGAGTCCGGCGTGCGGATGGAGCGCGGTTTCGTCCTCACCGACGAGCGCCTGCGCACCAACCTCCCGAACGTGTACGCGGTCGGCGACATCGTGCCCGGCCTGCAGCTCGCGCACCGCGGTTTCCAGCAGGGCATCTTCGTGGCCGAGGAGATCGCCGGGCTGCACCCGAAGGCGATCGACGAGGCCGGCATCCCGCGCGTCACCTACAGCCACCCGGAGGTCGCCTCCGTCGGCCTGACCGAGGCGGCGGCGAAGGAGCGCCACGGCAACGACGTGCAGACGGTCACCTACGACCTCGCGGGCAACGGCAAGAGCCAGATTCTCAAGACTTCCGGCGCGATCAAGGTGATCAAGGCGCCGGACGGGCCGGTGGTGGGCCTGCACCTGGTCGGCGACCGGGTCGGCGAACTGATCGGCGAGGCCCAGCTGATCTACAACTGGGAAGCCTTCCCGGAGGATGTCGCTCCGCTGATCCACGCCCACCCGACCCAGACCGAGGCCCTCGGCGAAGCACACCTTGCCCTGGCCGGCAAGCCACTGCACGTGCACAGCTGA
- a CDS encoding oxidoreductase: MVEVGLFDGLKRRRGAGKPGTLRSASDADLRHLEGWAAARRGVEAFVEPRTTVTETTVVLIAHDGEWTRRRIGSLDAAQQFGRKQSIPVYEVAKVGYPQRMREYTQRRKRQQS; this comes from the coding sequence GTGGTCGAGGTGGGATTGTTCGACGGTCTGAAGCGCAGACGCGGTGCCGGGAAGCCCGGCACGCTGCGCAGTGCCAGTGACGCCGACCTGCGGCATCTGGAGGGCTGGGCGGCCGCGCGACGCGGCGTCGAGGCGTTCGTCGAGCCACGCACGACGGTCACCGAGACCACCGTCGTCCTGATCGCGCACGACGGCGAATGGACCCGCCGCCGGATCGGCAGCCTGGACGCCGCGCAGCAGTTCGGGCGCAAGCAGTCGATCCCGGTTTACGAGGTCGCGAAAGTCGGTTACCCCCAGCGCATGCGCGAATACACGCAGCGCCGGAAGCGGCAGCAGAGCTGA
- a CDS encoding NAD(P)-dependent alcohol dehydrogenase, with protein MRTTTGWQAVGGELRRAPLERRALRPDDLAIRVDYCGVCHTDLHAIRSADAPLVPGHEFTGVVTETGPEVTGFAIGDPVAVGNIVDSCGACAMCLAGQENFCHEFPTLTYGGTDRHDGSTTLGAYSREYVVRDRFAYPLPRGLDPAGAAPLLCAGITVWEPLRALGAGPGSRVAVAGLGGLGHLAVKFAVALGAETTVISRSADKAADARLLGAHDLIVSTGAEGMAGAREKFDVVIDTISAPHDLGPYLRLVAMDGTLSHLGHLGPVTVNTLDLLVGRKKLSSAGSGGRPATAAMLAFCAAHGITADVEVLPSARVTGALERLDRGDVHHRFVLDLSDLD; from the coding sequence ATGCGCACGACGACGGGATGGCAAGCGGTCGGCGGGGAGCTACGGCGGGCACCGCTCGAACGGCGGGCGCTGCGTCCGGACGATCTCGCGATCCGGGTGGACTACTGCGGCGTGTGCCACACCGACCTGCACGCCATCCGCTCAGCCGACGCTCCACTGGTGCCGGGGCACGAGTTCACCGGCGTGGTGACCGAGACCGGCCCCGAGGTCACCGGTTTCGCGATCGGGGACCCGGTCGCGGTGGGCAACATCGTCGACTCCTGCGGCGCGTGCGCCATGTGCCTGGCGGGCCAGGAGAACTTCTGCCACGAGTTCCCGACCCTCACCTACGGCGGCACCGACCGCCACGACGGCTCGACGACGTTGGGCGCTTACTCCCGCGAATACGTCGTCCGCGACCGGTTCGCCTACCCGCTCCCCCGCGGCCTCGACCCCGCGGGGGCGGCACCACTGCTGTGCGCCGGGATCACCGTCTGGGAACCCCTGCGTGCACTGGGCGCCGGGCCGGGCAGCCGGGTCGCGGTGGCGGGACTGGGCGGGCTGGGCCACCTCGCGGTCAAGTTCGCGGTGGCGCTCGGCGCCGAGACCACGGTGATCAGCCGGTCGGCGGACAAGGCGGCCGACGCCCGCCTGCTCGGCGCGCACGATCTGATCGTCTCCACCGGCGCGGAGGGGATGGCGGGCGCGCGGGAGAAGTTCGACGTCGTGATCGACACCATCTCCGCGCCCCACGACCTCGGCCCCTACCTCCGGCTGGTCGCGATGGACGGGACGCTCAGCCATCTCGGGCACCTCGGACCGGTCACCGTGAACACCCTCGACCTGCTGGTGGGGCGCAAGAAGCTCAGCTCCGCCGGCAGTGGCGGCCGTCCCGCGACCGCCGCTATGCTCGCCTTCTGCGCCGCGCACGGCATCACCGCCGACGTCGAGGTCCTGCCCTCGGCGCGGGTGACCGGCGCGCTGGAACGACTCGACCGGGGCGACGTCCACCACCGCTTCGTCCTCGACCTGTCCGATCTGGACTGA